One genomic region from Oryzias melastigma strain HK-1 linkage group LG19, ASM292280v2, whole genome shotgun sequence encodes:
- the LOC118600145 gene encoding T-box transcription factor TBX6-like, which translates to MFPGLRLKLSGLNPSFRYILLLDVVPVDNSRYRFQGGGWQAVGAAEARLPDRAFIHPDSPATGAHWQSRTISFHYAKLTNNMLDTQGHVCTAEGHKQSFIVFLGFDCQFFLKIKIILHSLHRYQPRIHVVEARDMLRWGGGQHTFVFPETQFITVTAYQNNKVPLGFSQSSDLSFEF; encoded by the coding sequence ATGTTCCCGGGTTTGAGGCTGAAGCTGTCCGGATTGAACCCGTCTTTCCGCTACATCCTCCTCCTAGACGTCGTTCCGGTGGACAACTCTCGCTATCGTTTCCAAGGCGGTGGCTGGCAGGCCGTCGGGGCGGCGGAAGCCAGGCTACCGGACCGGGCGTTCATCCACCCGGACTCGCCTGCCACAGGCGCCCACTGGCAGAGCCGCACCATCTCCTTTCATTACGCCAAGCTGACCAACAACATGCTGGACACGCAGGGACACGTATGTACAGCTGAGGGACATAAACAGTCATTTATTGTCTTTCTTGGTTTtgattgccaattttttttaaaaatcaagatCATCCTGCACTCGCTGCATCGCTACCAGCCCAGAATTCACGTGGTTGAAGCCAGAGACATGTTGAGGTGGGGTGGGGGACAGCACACCTTTGTCTTCCCCGAGACCCAGTTCATCACCGTCACTGCCTACCAGAACAACAAGGTACCACTGGGTTTCAGTCAATCTTCTGATCTGTCATTTGAATTCTAA
- the tbx6 gene encoding extensin codes for FFSVNCDSAEFQPASPSTDLQALGLASLPPPPEPSCVFKPDEASFQDVLTPEQSLELGQSFIASEMSDLSVALNHGMQERQHDEEAERMIERSEAMTDQSFAFSAAQDNSSSFPSAPLPPQTSSSFSSLHAPDSSDTSDPQNSLSYPPLLSSGPNHPNTPALQQTSFTFPTPPLTDSSSSSSPQPLLSSSSTPSSTNYHIMAGAVSPQTPASFAAPPASCQSNLQICNDSQPHQLYLGEAVFHADNPSGDQTSTVFTYPNAPPTNPDPPSAVSQPLLHQPPSLPYSHNPVSSCSYASVPPQTYPSLSPSPALHLPNLTHQPNPHTFPPCSFTHSSSSLPHPSFQAASHFVRSSSFQPPACAAGAYPQSLPRPPATSSSSTCSYPPGVLPHPPPLTYRPEVVLHHPASLSSPTPPTTLYPAFPSYPLRLDPHPSLSLPFRPLYR; via the exons tttttttcagtaaattgtGATTCTGCTGAGTTTCAGCCTGCGAGCCCCAGTACAGACCTGCAGGCTCTCGGTTTGGCCTCTCTGCCTCCCCCACCTGAACCCTCCTGTGTCTTCAAACCCGATGAGGCTTCCTTTCAAGACGTGCTGACCCCAGAGCAGTCGCTGGAGCTGGGCCAGAGCTTCATAGCCTCTGAGATGTCGGATTTAAGTGTCGCATTGAACCATGGGATGCAAGAAAGACAACATGATGAAGAGGCAGAAAGGATGATTGAAAG ATCGGAGGCGATGACTGATCAATCCTTCGCCTTCTCTGCTGCTCAAGACAACTCCTCCTCTTTTccttcagctcctcttcctcctcagacatcctcctccttctcctcgcTCCACGCCCCCGACTCCTCCGACACGTCCGATCCTCAGAACTCCCTCAGCTACCCGCCCCTCCTCTCATCCGGCCCCAACCACCCTAACACTCCCGCCCTGCAGCAGACCTCCTTCACCTTCCCAACTCCGCCCCTtactgactcctcctcctcctcctccccacaGCCGCTCCTCTCATCCTCCTCAACCCCCTCCTCCACCAATTACCACATCATGGCGGGGGCCGTCAGCCCCCAGACTCCTGCCTCCTTCGCTGCCCCCCCTGCGTCATGTCAGTCAAATCTGCAGATTTGTAATGATTCACAGCCTCACCAGCTCTATCTGGGTGAAGCTGTTTTCCACGCCGATAATCCGTCCGGCGACCAAACATCAACAGTTTTCACTTATCCGAATGCCCCGCCCACAAATCCAGATCCCCCCTCAGCTGTCTCTCAGCCCCTCCTCCACCAGCCTCCATCTCTACCTTACTCCCACAACCCCGTCTCCTCCTGCTCTTACGCCTCCGTTCCCCCTCAAACTTATCCCAGTTTGTCTCCAAGCCCCGCCCTTCACCTCCCCAACCTGACCCACCAACCAAACCCCCACACCTTCCCTCCCTGCTCTTTCACCCACTCGTCTTCCTCCCTTCCTCATCCCTCCTTTCAGGCCGCCTCCCACTTTGTCAGATCTTCTTCATTTCAGCCGCCCGCCTGTGCTGCTGGAGCTTATCCTCAAAGCCTGCCCCGCCCCCCTGCcaccagctcctcctccacctgctcctaTCCTCCAGGTGTCCTCCCTCACCCTCCTCCTTTGACGTATCGCCCTGAAGTGGTGCTGCACCACCCAGCGTCCCTGTCCTCCCCCACGCCTCCAACGACCCTGTACCCCGCCTTCCCATCATACCCGCTGCGTCTGGACCCTCACCCCTCCCTGAGCCTCCCCTTCAGGCCGCTGTATCGGTGA
- the prodh2 gene encoding hydroxyproline dehydrogenase: MLCSRLSPSSFHLSPLRLLGTAASRTVGFKQAELHPPALNFEDPSAFRVKSLGELLRALTVFRLCSFPVLVNNCGKLMSVARSILGGKAFSLMLRPTVYAQFVAGENESEISRSMEKMSLLGLRPMLAVPIEEDLGESVGEKRYNDNMEIMLECVRMSHSNAWCEDPMMQLKITALLSPELCVKLTAVIVQQPYDLDLLVRAMDGEDVTFPGLDQKEGAHLMCGLQRLDKIAKASVNKVRVLVDAEYTYMNPALSLVTMAMMKKYNTDGAWIWNTYQCYLKESRSLLMEALSLSKREGFCLGVKLVRGAYMDKERKLAEKEGRLDPIHQSWEDTNDSYNGCLDVMLRTISQNPERYRIIVASHNEESVRRAARRMEELHIDRDRGSVCFGQLLGMCDHVSLTLAKEGYAVYKSVPYGSVDDTIPYLVRRAQENRTVLQGIRKERDLLRREFKHRMGLIVRGGSS; this comes from the exons ATGTTGTGCTCTCGTTTGAGCCCGTCTTCTTTTCACCTCTCGCCGCTGAGGCTTCTGGGTACTGCAGCCTCCAGGACAGTTGGGTTCAAACAGGCAGAGCTTCATCCCCCCGCTCTGAACTTCGAGGACCCCAGCGCCTTCAGGGTGAAGAGTTTGGGAGAGCTGCTCCGGGCTTTGACCGTCTTCCGTCTTTGCTCGTTTCCAGTGTTAGTTAACAACTGTGGAAAG CTCATGTCTGTAGCCCGTAGCATTCTGGGAGGAAAGGCCTTCTCCCTGATGCTGCGACCCACAGTTTATGCTCAGTTTGTGGCCGGCGAGAATGAGAGCGAGATCTCCCGATCCATGGAGAAGATGAGCCTGCTGGGGTTAAGGcccatgctggctgttcccattgaagAAGACCTCGGAGAGAGCGTCGG GGAGAAACGGTACAACGACAACATGGAGATCATGCTGGAATGTGTGCGGATGTCTCACAGCAACGCCTGGTGTGAAGACCCCATGATGCAGCTGAAGATCACGGCTCTCCTCAGCCCAGAGCTGTGT GTGAAACTCACAGCCGTCATTGTGCAACAACCGTATGATCTGGATCTGCTTGTCAGGGCGATGGATGGAGAG GACGTCACCTTCCCTGGTTTGGACCAGAAAGAGGGCGCTCACCTGATGTGTGGCCTGCAGAGACTTGATAAAATCGCAAAG gCGAGTGTAAATAAAGTTCGAGTCCTGGTGGATGCTGAGTACACCTACATGAACCCCGCCCTTTCTCTGGTCACCATGGCGATGATGAAGAAATACAATACCGATGGTGCTTGGATTTGGAACACATATCAGTGTTATCTGAAG GAGTCCAGATCTCTGCTAATGGAGGCTCTGAGTTTGTCCAAACGAGAAGGTTTCTGTTTGGGCGTGAAGCTGGTGCGAGGAGCGTACATGGACAAAGAGAGGAAGCTGGCGGAGAAAGAGGGACGCCTCGACCCGATTCATCAAAGCTGGGAGGACACCAATGACAG TTATAACGGCTGCTTGGATGTGATGCTGAGGACAATTTCACAGAATCCTGAACGCTACAGGATCATCGTGGCCTCACACAACGAGGAGTCAGTGAGACGAGCTGCCAGAAG AATGGAGGAGCTGCACATCGACAGAGATCGAGGCTCGGTGTGTTTTGGTCAGCTGCTGGGCATGTGTGATCACGTCTCCCTCACTCTGG CTAAGGAGGGCTACGCCGTGTACAAGTCGGTGCCGTACGGCTCTGTGGACGACACCATCCCATACCTGGTGCGTCGGGCTCAGGAGAACCGCACGGTGCTGCAGGGAATCCGCAAAGAGAGGGATTTGTTGAGGAGGGAGTTCAAACATAGAATGGGGCTGATTGTAAGGGGGGGCAGctcatga
- the eif3c gene encoding eukaryotic translation initiation factor 3 subunit C: MSRFFATGSDSESEESSSADEITPKAPGTTLKQSLLLSDDEEDTKRVVRSAKDKRFEELTNLIKTIRNAMKIRDMAKCLEEFEQLCRAFLKSKNIVDKEGVPSFYIRLLADLEDYLNQLWEDKEGKKKMNKNNAKALSTLRQKIRKYNRDFETEIAAYKENPQESADEEDDKELEESGSSSDSEEEAGGEISAKSFLKKKPESEASKMLKGEKGSEDESSSSDDDEDEDWGEDSEESGSESSGEEDKKAYAAGAFLKQTLGSEKGKLKKTSKKRDKIKPRKRIEGEGEEEGGEEGEGGWEKVKYGVPLVKEKPKMFAKGTEINTAVVVKKLNEILQARGKKGTDRAAQIELLHALAAIAAEHNLGQGILVKIKFNIIASLYDYNPNLAAFMKPEMWKKCLDCIDELLDILFEHNDIFIGENIAEDSENLAISDQPFRVRGCVLTLVERMDEEFTKIMQNTDPHSQEYVDNLKDEGRVCGIVDRLLTYLENKGSTEEICRVYLRRIMHTYYKFDYKAHRRSLGLQGETKSEQDQEESEGEDSALIMDRLCKFIYAKDRTDRIRTCAILCHIYHHALHSRWYQARDLMLMSHLQDNIHHSDPPVQILYNRTMVQLGICAFRQGMIKDAHNALLDIQSSGRAKELLGQGLLMRNMQERNAEQEKIEKRRQVPFHMHINLELLECVYLVSAMLLEIPYMAAHEFDARRRMISKQFHHQLRVGERQPLLGPPESMREHVVAASKAMKMGDWRTCHSFIINEKMNSKVWDLFPEAQRVREMLVRKIQEESLRTYLFTYSSVYDSISMETLSEMFQLEMPTVHSIISKMIINEELMASLDQPTQTVVMHRTEPTSLQNMALQLAEKLGSLVENNERVFDLKQGVYGGYFNRDQKGGYQQKQSYQRDQKGGYQQNKGGYQRGGYRNQNQSNY; encoded by the exons ATGTCTCGTTTCTTTGCCACCGGGTCCGACAGTGAAAGCGAGGAGTCCTCATCTGCCGATGAGATCACCCCCAAAGCACCCGGGACTACTTTGAAGCA ATCTTTGCTGCTAAGCGACGATGAGGAGGACACCAAAAGGGTGGTGCGCAGCGCCAAAGATAAGAG GTTTGAGGAGTTGACCAACCTGATTAAGACGATTCGCAACGCCATGAAGATCCGCGACATGGCCAAATGTTTGGAGGAGTTTGAGCAGCTGTGCCGAGCCTTCCTTAAAAGCAAGAATATAGTGGATAAAGAAGGCGTTCCGTCTTTCTATATCCGTCTTCTGGCTGATTTGGAGGATTATCTGAACCAG CTTTGGGAGGACAAAGAGGgcaagaaaaagatgaacaaaaataaCGCAAAGGCCTTAAGCACGCTGCGTCAGAAGATCCGCAAGTATAACCGGGACTTTGAAACAGAGATTGCTGCATACAAGGAG AACCCCCAAGAATCTGCAGATGAAGAGGATGATAAGGAGCTGGAGGAGTCTG GTTCCTCCTCTGACAGTGAGGAAGAAGCAGGCGGTGAAATCTCTGCTAAATCCTTCTTAAAGAAAAAGCCCGAATCTGAAGCCAGCAAGATGCTGAAGGGAGAAAAAGGTTCTGAG GACGAGTCTTCCTCTAGTGATGACGATGAGGATGAAGACTGGGGAGAAGACTCGGAGGAAAGTGGCAGCGAGAGCTCCGGCGAGGAGGATAAGAAGGCGTACGCCGCCGGGGCCTTCCTCAAGCA GACTCTGGGATCGGAGAAAGGCAAGCTGAAGAAGACGTCGAAGAAGAGGGACAAGATCAAGCCGAGGAAACGCATCGAGGGAGAGGGGGAGGAAGAGGGAGGGGAGGAGGGTGAAGGAGGCTGGGAGAAGGTCAAGTACGGCGTCCCTCTGGTGAAG GAGAAGCCCAAGATGTTCGCTAAAGGCACAGAGATCAACACTGCAGTGGTTGTGAAGAAGCTGAACGAAATCCTGCAGGCGAGAGGAAAGAAGGGCACAGACAG GGCTGCCCAGATCGAGCTGCTCCACGCTTTGGCCGCCATCGCTGCAGAACACAATTTGGGCCAAGGGATCCTGGTCAAGATTAAATTCAACATCATAGCGTCTTTGTATGACTACAACCCCAACCTGGCTGCTTTCATGAAG CCTGAAATGTGGAAGAAGTGTCTGGACTGCATTGATGAGCTGCTGGACATCCTGTTTGAGCACAATGACATCTTCATCGGGGAGAACATCGCAGAAGACAGCGAGAACCTCGCCATCTCTGACCAg CCTTTTCGGGTGCGTGGCTGTGTTCTCACTCTGGTGGAGAGAATGGATGAAGAGTTCACCAAGATCATGCAGAACACCGACCCTCACTCCCAAG aATATGTTGATAATCTGAAGGACGAGGGGCGAGTCTGTGGAATCGTCGACCGGCTGCTCACATACTTGGAAAACAAAGGCTCAACAGAAGAGATCTGCCGCGTTTACCTGCGCCGGATCATGCACACCTACTATAAGTTTGACTACAAAGCCCATCGGCGCAGCCTGGGTCTGCAGGGAGAAACCAAG TCGGAGCAGGACCAGGAGGAGAGCGAAGGCGAGGACAGCGCCCTCATCATGGACCGCCTCTGCAAGTTCATCTACGCCAAGGATCGCACGGACCGCATCCGCACCTGTGCTATTCTCTGCCACATCTACCACCACGCTCTCCATTCACGCTGGTACCAGGCCCGCGACCTGATGCTCATGAGCCACCTGCAGGACAACATCCACCATTCCGACCCGCCTGTGCAG ATCCTGTATAACAGAACCATGGTCCAGCTTGGGATTTGTGCCTTCAGGCAAGGCATGATTAAAGACGCGCACAACGCTCTGTTGGACATTCAGTCTTCTGGGCGTGCCAAGGAGCTCCTGGGTCAGGGTCTGCTCATGAGGAACATGCAGGAGAGGAACGCGGAGCAGGAGAAGATCGAAAAGAGGAGACAA GTTCCCTTCCACATGCACATCAACCTGGAGCTGCTGGAGTGCGTGTACCTGGTGTCGGCCATGCTGTTGGAAATCCCTTACATGGCCGCTCACGAGTTTGACGCTCGGCGCCGAATGATCAGCAAGCAGTTCCATCACCAGCTCAGAGTGGGGGAGAGGCAGCCGCTGCTGG GACCCCCTGAGAGCATGAGGGAGCACGTGGTGGCAGCCAGCAAAGCCATGAAGATGGGGGACTGGCGTACCTGCCACTCCTTCATCATCAACGAGAAGATGAACAGTAAAGTGTGGGACTTGTTTCCTGAGGCGCAGCGAGTGCGAGAAATGCTCGTCAG gAAAATCCAGGAGGAATCTCTGAGGACTTACCTGTTCACGTACAGCAGTGTGTACGACTCCATCAG CATGGAGACTCTGTCAGAGATGTTTCAGCTGGAGATGCCGACGGTTCACAGCATCATCAGTAAGATGATCATCAACGAGGAGCTCATG GCCTCACTGGACCAGCCCACACAGACGGTGGTCATGCACCGCACTGAGCCCACCTCCCTGCAGAACATGGCTCTGCAGCTGGCAGAGAAGCTGGGCAGCCTGGTGGAGAACAACGAGCGCGTCTTCGACCTCAAGCAGGGAGTCTATGGAGGCTACTTCAACAGAG ATCAGAAAGGCGGCTACCAGCAGAAGCAGTCCTACCAGAGAG ATCAGAAAGGTGGCTACCAGCAGAACAAGGGAGGTTACCAACGAGGCGGCTACAGGAATCAGAACCAGAGCAACTATTGA